A window of Novosphingobium terrae contains these coding sequences:
- a CDS encoding alpha/beta hydrolase, whose amino-acid sequence MRLPGDGWPRQAPFADAQRAMRLIRVQTRSFGIDPNRIGVMGFSAGGHLAAMTAAAPDAERYQKLDAIDGETARPSFAALLYPVITLKPPFDTTQTKRWLVGKEATAEDTRDWSVETHVSAGMPPVFLTQNADDPIAAIDNSLLMFSACRQAKVPCEMHVFEKGGHGFGMGEVGSTDVAWPALLLAWLRSNSFA is encoded by the coding sequence ATGCGCCTGCCGGGTGACGGTTGGCCGCGTCAGGCGCCCTTCGCCGATGCCCAGCGCGCGATGCGGCTGATCCGCGTGCAGACCAGGAGCTTCGGGATTGATCCGAACAGAATCGGCGTGATGGGCTTCTCGGCGGGCGGACACCTTGCAGCCATGACCGCGGCGGCGCCGGACGCGGAGCGCTATCAAAAACTTGACGCCATCGATGGCGAGACTGCCAGGCCATCTTTCGCGGCTCTCCTTTACCCCGTCATCACACTCAAGCCGCCGTTCGATACAACCCAGACGAAGCGCTGGCTCGTGGGCAAGGAGGCCACTGCCGAGGACACCCGCGATTGGTCGGTGGAGACCCATGTGAGCGCGGGCATGCCGCCGGTTTTCCTCACGCAGAACGCCGACGATCCGATTGCGGCGATCGACAACAGCCTGCTCATGTTCTCGGCCTGCCGACAGGCCAAGGTGCCCTGCGAGATGCATGTGTTCGAGAAGGGTGGCCATGGTTTTGGCATGGGGGAGGTCGGCTCCACCGACGTCGCTTGGCCGGCACTCCTCCTTGCATGGCTGAGATCCAACAGCTTTGCCTGA
- a CDS encoding Wadjet anti-phage system protein JetA family protein, whose translation MGTLATEDKPLFGSVPPGLFRVFSSGAKHFYADLLTSLAEDPFGQAGEIATRKRVFEAIAEFIDRRGRAEVVSTLQSDGVPLVAGQSYIAVYGRLKETGWLAEYRDRYRRVVDFDPAARLVLHTLLDIQKGRVRSYGGAVLNVLTLLQSVESDPDSKALNVREAAISARGFMNHLRTVAGTMRRVEALIMEQPTAAALVRRFVTDFIEALVVQDYRNLHARESPYRFRGQILETGDKLLDNDEVIGRIAAGWVAGGIAADHGAARQPIIDDLREIVRVFAGIDDHVQDIETTTFRIERRMTNVVRFSDRMATVSTDRILYAMEMLRSSELADHENIEVKARLQLETLPMTAAHLYSLPRRRAEAPESMLALQPPDPALLRYLEAIDAFEDRIAITPERLERYVEAALAGSSQLEASAFPVNNIEDFLLFERLHEAELGPLADRYEIEYGDGRVINQWVERRSFLLRRRETVHG comes from the coding sequence ATGGGAACGTTGGCGACGGAAGATAAACCGCTCTTCGGATCTGTGCCGCCGGGGCTTTTTAGGGTATTTTCCAGCGGCGCGAAGCATTTCTACGCCGATCTCCTCACCAGCCTCGCGGAGGATCCTTTCGGCCAGGCAGGTGAAATTGCCACGCGGAAGCGAGTTTTCGAGGCTATCGCGGAATTCATCGACCGCCGTGGCCGGGCTGAAGTGGTCAGTACCCTGCAGTCAGATGGAGTGCCGCTCGTTGCCGGCCAGTCCTACATCGCCGTCTATGGCCGGTTAAAGGAGACTGGCTGGCTCGCTGAGTACCGTGACAGATATCGCAGAGTGGTCGATTTTGACCCGGCAGCAAGGCTCGTCCTGCACACTTTGCTTGACATCCAGAAGGGCCGTGTTCGATCCTACGGTGGCGCAGTCCTCAATGTTCTCACGCTCCTACAATCGGTAGAGAGCGATCCGGATAGCAAGGCCCTGAATGTACGCGAAGCCGCAATATCGGCTCGCGGTTTCATGAACCACCTGCGCACAGTCGCCGGAACCATGCGGCGTGTTGAAGCGCTTATTATGGAACAGCCCACCGCTGCAGCCCTGGTCCGCCGCTTTGTAACGGACTTCATTGAAGCTTTGGTCGTGCAGGACTATCGCAATCTGCATGCCCGTGAAAGCCCTTACCGGTTCCGCGGCCAGATCCTCGAGACCGGTGACAAGCTCCTCGACAATGATGAGGTCATCGGCAGAATCGCGGCAGGTTGGGTTGCCGGCGGCATCGCTGCAGATCATGGTGCTGCCAGGCAGCCGATAATCGATGATCTGCGGGAAATTGTCCGGGTATTTGCCGGGATAGATGACCATGTTCAAGATATCGAAACCACCACCTTCCGCATCGAACGGCGGATGACGAACGTCGTACGGTTCAGTGATCGAATGGCTACCGTGAGCACGGATCGAATTTTGTACGCCATGGAAATGCTGCGATCCAGCGAGCTGGCCGACCATGAGAACATTGAGGTGAAGGCGCGCCTGCAGCTCGAGACATTACCGATGACCGCTGCCCATCTCTACAGCCTGCCGAGGCGACGCGCCGAGGCCCCAGAGAGTATGCTTGCTCTACAACCGCCTGATCCCGCACTGCTGCGTTATCTGGAGGCGATCGACGCATTCGAGGATCGAATCGCGATTACGCCCGAACGGCTTGAGCGATATGTGGAAGCTGCGCTGGCAGGTTCCTCGCAGCTGGAGGCGAGTGCCTTTCCAGTCAACAATATCGAGGATTTCTTGTTGTTCGAACGACTTCACGAGGCTGAGCTTGGCCCACTCGCAGATCGCTATGAAATAGAATATGGCGACGGCAGGGTCATCAATCAATGGGTGGAGCGTCGCTCCTTCCTGCTCCGTCGGCGCGAGACTGTCCATGGTTGA
- a CDS encoding DUF4194 domain-containing protein translates to MVELKQVSDILDGGKVEEEALQSALQALLFHQCLYEDWPHIQAYRILSRHLAHVQPIMGAFGYKVRHHPVSGMLVLEPAGAVYGTQMARLKKDETIVLLVLRLLYAEGVSSLDENGRVEITTDDVHDRLRAAGDEPPTMIRLMEILKVFQRKGLVRIGERDPSEQLVVLSIMPGITVLVPDVYVEALVQWLESRPDGKPMHAGILNIVAGRIDLPANSAEPAGSDVLSFGDDLGGVDDASA, encoded by the coding sequence ATGGTTGAGCTTAAGCAGGTTTCCGACATTCTGGATGGAGGGAAGGTCGAAGAGGAAGCGCTGCAATCGGCTCTTCAGGCGCTACTCTTTCACCAGTGCCTGTATGAGGACTGGCCGCATATTCAGGCCTATCGCATTCTCTCCCGGCATCTTGCCCATGTGCAGCCGATTATGGGCGCCTTCGGTTACAAGGTCAGGCATCACCCCGTCTCTGGCATGCTGGTGCTCGAGCCAGCCGGTGCGGTCTACGGCACCCAGATGGCGCGACTTAAGAAAGACGAGACCATCGTCCTTCTCGTCCTTCGTCTCCTATATGCCGAAGGGGTAAGTTCGCTCGACGAAAACGGGCGTGTCGAGATCACGACCGATGACGTGCACGACAGGCTTCGTGCTGCTGGCGATGAGCCGCCGACGATGATCCGTTTGATGGAGATCCTCAAGGTCTTCCAGCGCAAGGGACTCGTCCGGATAGGTGAGCGGGATCCCTCGGAGCAACTTGTTGTGCTTAGCATTATGCCAGGTATCACTGTGCTGGTACCCGATGTCTATGTTGAGGCGTTGGTCCAATGGCTTGAGTCCCGTCCGGATGGCAAGCCGATGCATGCAGGCATACTGAACATCGTGGCTGGTCGCATTGACCTACCTGCCAACTCGGCTGAACCCG